A DNA window from Candidatus Hydrogenedentota bacterium contains the following coding sequences:
- a CDS encoding PASTA domain-containing protein, which translates to MPTTLLRIRLNHAVGAITLIAVFVVLSGCPCSYHLVPSLLGMAEEDLEAALSDTGLLSGEVTDALSDTVPVGCVVSQEPLPGAWAAPGSTVNIVVSAGPDCADSTNAPIPGMRPVSFADATALGAYVRGMQTVAAGGEPRGVAWAMVNTACEERTLAMQYAIASVSFPLSETPPVMREEDITPEHIADLAENAGIDVATINVSGPLIAEQTLVQPDGTPVSGDPFFIYWPYHHSVVLNVDGELMVLDLSVQDEPMTIEAWVRSFVTDDVVCVRMSDTRFQREWGYWLDVMGYSGTAPRPPCLCGYTITPIFRFRWDQDPLVDVLRWTPINLETQLDGFGFILESEYGLSVDASVLPLFTSNYASQDEAYLCSRVPLPYCNG; encoded by the coding sequence ATGCCAACGACACTGTTGAGAATTCGCCTGAACCACGCAGTTGGGGCAATCACGCTCATCGCTGTGTTTGTTGTGCTAAGCGGTTGTCCTTGTTCGTATCACCTTGTGCCAAGCCTGTTGGGGATGGCGGAAGAGGACTTGGAGGCGGCGCTGAGCGATACGGGACTCCTGTCGGGCGAGGTGACTGACGCGTTGAGCGATACGGTTCCCGTGGGGTGCGTCGTATCGCAGGAGCCGCTGCCGGGCGCGTGGGCAGCTCCAGGCAGCACGGTCAACATTGTGGTCTCCGCTGGGCCGGACTGCGCAGATTCCACGAACGCGCCGATCCCCGGCATGCGTCCTGTCTCGTTCGCAGACGCGACGGCGCTGGGCGCCTACGTACGAGGCATGCAGACCGTTGCCGCCGGCGGCGAGCCCCGGGGCGTCGCGTGGGCCATGGTCAACACGGCCTGCGAGGAACGCACGCTGGCGATGCAGTATGCGATCGCATCGGTGTCGTTTCCGCTGAGCGAGACGCCCCCTGTCATGCGCGAGGAGGACATCACGCCAGAACACATCGCGGACTTGGCCGAAAACGCGGGCATTGACGTGGCCACGATCAACGTCAGCGGGCCGCTGATCGCCGAACAAACACTGGTCCAGCCAGACGGTACACCGGTCTCAGGAGACCCCTTCTTCATCTACTGGCCCTACCATCACTCCGTCGTGCTCAACGTGGACGGCGAACTCATGGTGCTCGACCTTTCGGTGCAGGATGAACCTATGACGATCGAGGCGTGGGTGCGGAGCTTTGTTACGGACGATGTGGTGTGCGTCCGGATGTCGGACACCCGTTTCCAGCGGGAATGGGGTTACTGGCTGGACGTGATGGGTTATTCGGGGACCGCCCCCCGGCCGCCGTGCCTCTGCGGCTACACCATCACGCCGATATTCCGTTTTCGGTGGGACCAGGACCCCCTTGTGGACGTGCTCCGCTGGACGCCCATCAACTTGGAGACTCAACTAGACGGATTCGGTTTCATTCTCGAGAGCGAATATGGCCTGAGCGTTGATGCAAGTGTCTTGCCGTTATTCACGTCAAACTACGCGTCTCAAGACGAAGCGTATCTCTGCAGTCGCGTGCCTCTGCCATACTGCAACGGTTAA
- a CDS encoding Gfo/Idh/MocA family oxidoreductase — MSRRTFLGGTAGAAVLGVVARHALGAADPIPPSERTTLAFIGTGGQGIQNLMSLLQFAEVQVVAVCDVVKESSDYQSWNWSSGRDRKPAGREPARRLADEYYTKTSASGSYQGCRAYADYRELLDKEDVDGVVVSTPDHTHAVITMAALKRGKHVYCEKPLTYSVYEARQVTEAARKAGVATQLGNHGQAAEEARVTCEMIWEGAIGPVREVEVWHGARFWHYPAFEGRPTDTPPVPDGLDWDLWLGPAPERPYHPEYCPWTWRNWWDFGTGLLGDLGCHKLSTVFKALKLTYPVSVEASSTKLDPEIYPQGVIARYQFPARGDMPPVKLTWYDGGLKPPRPEELEPEYRIEDVIYTGEKGKMMGYRLIPEARMESYAMPPKTLPRSVGHYKEWVDACRGGAPAGANFVDHAGLLTETPLLGNVALRAGTKLAWDGPNLKFTNNEKANDYLHRPYRDGWSL; from the coding sequence ATGTCACGGCGAACATTTCTGGGGGGGACTGCCGGGGCGGCGGTATTGGGCGTTGTTGCCCGGCATGCGCTGGGAGCAGCAGACCCTATTCCGCCGAGTGAAAGGACAACGCTGGCGTTCATTGGGACGGGCGGACAGGGCATACAGAACCTCATGTCGCTGCTCCAGTTCGCTGAGGTACAGGTTGTGGCCGTGTGCGACGTGGTAAAGGAGTCGAGCGACTATCAGTCATGGAATTGGTCATCGGGCAGGGATCGCAAACCCGCTGGCCGGGAACCTGCGAGGCGGTTGGCGGACGAGTACTATACGAAGACGAGTGCTTCTGGCAGCTATCAAGGGTGCCGGGCCTACGCGGATTACCGTGAACTCTTGGACAAGGAGGATGTCGATGGCGTGGTCGTGTCGACGCCGGACCACACTCACGCGGTCATCACAATGGCGGCGCTGAAACGGGGCAAGCACGTCTATTGCGAGAAACCGCTCACGTACTCGGTGTATGAGGCGCGGCAAGTCACGGAGGCAGCGCGCAAGGCCGGCGTGGCCACGCAGTTAGGCAATCACGGCCAGGCCGCGGAGGAAGCACGGGTGACCTGCGAGATGATATGGGAAGGCGCTATAGGGCCCGTGCGCGAAGTCGAGGTTTGGCACGGGGCGCGGTTCTGGCACTATCCCGCCTTCGAGGGACGGCCCACGGACACCCCGCCCGTCCCTGACGGGCTCGACTGGGACCTCTGGCTGGGACCCGCGCCCGAACGGCCTTATCACCCCGAGTATTGTCCGTGGACGTGGCGGAACTGGTGGGATTTCGGAACCGGGCTCCTTGGCGACCTCGGGTGCCACAAGCTTTCTACCGTATTCAAGGCCTTGAAGCTGACCTATCCTGTAAGTGTCGAGGCGAGTTCCACGAAACTTGACCCGGAGATCTATCCCCAAGGGGTGATCGCCCGCTATCAGTTCCCAGCCCGGGGTGACATGCCGCCGGTGAAGCTGACCTGGTATGACGGCGGGTTGAAGCCGCCGCGTCCCGAGGAACTCGAGCCCGAGTACCGCATCGAAGACGTTATCTATACGGGTGAGAAAGGGAAGATGATGGGTTACCGACTAATCCCCGAGGCCCGCATGGAGTCGTACGCGATGCCCCCCAAGACGCTTCCCCGTTCAGTGGGACACTACAAGGAATGGGTAGACGCGTGCCGGGGCGGGGCGCCCGCAGGAGCGAATTTCGTGGACCACGCGGGGCTGCTCACCGAGACGCCGCTGCTGGGCAACGTTGCCCTTCGCGCGGGGACCAAACTCGCCTGGGACGGCCCCAATCTCAAGTTCACCAACAACGAAAAGGCGAACGACTACCTCCATCGCCCGTACCGCGACGGCTGGAGCCTCTGA